A section of the Streptomyces agglomeratus genome encodes:
- a CDS encoding non-ribosomal peptide synthetase, whose product MTIPADSGPTGTRTGHAAAHRLTREQEAIWINDALSESRSCYTVLWAHRLRGDVDPEAAEGALDEVIHRHESLRSRFLMEDGIPVQRVEERPCRPLVRADCPEAELDERLAALAAEPLDPADGPLWPVLLRISDDDWVLAVLIHHLVIDDWSLSLLDREFSQLYRARSRPDTTSARPAATPPPPQLGAHADAQRVTPLNEDDLRHWTERLTNVPETCTIPPDRPRPAELGTQGARIAFRLDEDVAVAVRGLARATRTTPFTVFTAGVTALLHRHGAGDDIVVGTPVSRRGNADLDSVMGCLSDLMPLRIDVAADASFRDLVRSVRSEALGMLRHRDISFGELVRRTVTAEQLGRFPLFQTVVQVNDSPGPGLELPGVTAERLYAHSGTAKFDLCFDLSAEDGSFRGFLDYATDLYDPATARRIADRFRTLLAAVVADPDLPLAKTPLLTADETALVTRTWARATSPADPPPPVHVAFEAQRRRTPGAPAAVWHDRQLTYEELGTAADRLAHQLIRSGATGRPVGILMDRSLDMAVAVLAVLKSGSPYVPLDPAYPSDRLAYMIEDSGLHTLLTQQSLHDRCAVPRSVRVLQPEQWAEEAGPGAADTSLPETGADDLAYLMYTSGSTGRPKGVAMPHRPVAGLVRWQCHDSAAGPGDRTLQFSALSFDASFLEFFSTWSTGGTLVIIDAEQRTDYDALLEVIEKQRVKRIFLPFVALQSIAFYATAMDLPAPALRECITAGEQLHVTPAIREFFGGLDGAVLFNQYGPTETHSVSSLRLDGDPADWPLMPTIGYPINGAEVYILDERLRPQPAGVVGELCVAGPPVSQGYWGRADLTAEKFVPHPLDDGAGTLYRTGDLARYLPNGQIEFLGRRDGMVKIRGYRVELGEVEARIRSLEGIADAVVIAVSSDVGDTRLVAHYRPSTHPAPSAATLRKELADILPEYMLPSAYIPMNDEFPRTPSGKVDRRALTRFR is encoded by the coding sequence ATGACCATCCCGGCCGACAGCGGCCCCACCGGCACCCGCACCGGACACGCCGCCGCCCACCGGCTGACCCGCGAGCAAGAGGCGATATGGATCAACGACGCGCTCTCCGAAAGCCGTTCGTGCTACACGGTGCTGTGGGCGCACCGCCTGCGCGGCGATGTCGACCCGGAAGCAGCCGAAGGCGCGCTTGATGAAGTCATCCACCGGCATGAGTCCCTGCGCAGCCGGTTCCTCATGGAGGACGGCATCCCGGTCCAGCGCGTCGAGGAGCGGCCCTGCCGTCCCCTGGTCCGAGCGGACTGCCCCGAGGCCGAGCTCGACGAACGGCTCGCGGCACTGGCGGCGGAGCCGCTCGACCCGGCCGACGGGCCGCTGTGGCCGGTGCTGCTGCGCATCTCGGACGACGACTGGGTGCTGGCTGTCCTGATACACCATCTGGTCATCGACGACTGGTCGCTGTCCCTCCTAGACCGGGAGTTCAGCCAGCTTTACCGGGCCCGAAGCCGACCGGACACCACGTCGGCCCGTCCCGCCGCGACCCCGCCGCCCCCGCAGCTCGGTGCCCACGCGGACGCCCAGCGCGTGACCCCCCTCAACGAGGACGACCTGCGTCACTGGACCGAACGCCTGACGAACGTGCCGGAAACCTGCACGATCCCTCCCGACCGGCCCCGCCCCGCGGAGCTGGGCACGCAGGGGGCGCGCATCGCCTTCCGCCTCGACGAAGACGTCGCTGTGGCCGTGCGCGGGCTCGCCCGCGCCACCCGCACCACGCCGTTCACCGTCTTCACGGCCGGGGTCACCGCTCTGCTGCACCGCCACGGCGCTGGTGACGACATCGTCGTCGGAACACCCGTCTCCCGTCGCGGGAACGCGGACCTCGACTCCGTCATGGGCTGCCTGAGCGACCTCATGCCGCTGCGCATCGACGTGGCCGCAGACGCGTCGTTCCGCGACCTCGTCCGGTCGGTCCGGTCCGAGGCCCTCGGCATGCTCCGGCACCGCGACATCTCCTTCGGCGAGTTGGTCAGACGGACCGTCACCGCCGAACAGCTGGGCAGGTTCCCCCTGTTCCAGACTGTTGTCCAGGTCAACGACTCACCAGGGCCCGGCCTGGAACTGCCGGGCGTCACGGCCGAGCGGCTGTACGCGCACTCCGGGACGGCCAAGTTCGACTTGTGCTTCGACCTCTCGGCGGAGGACGGTTCCTTCCGCGGGTTCCTCGACTACGCCACGGACCTCTACGACCCGGCCACCGCCCGGCGGATCGCCGACCGGTTCCGCACGCTGCTGGCCGCCGTGGTCGCCGACCCCGACCTGCCGCTGGCCAAGACGCCGCTGCTCACCGCGGACGAAACCGCGTTGGTGACCCGGACCTGGGCTCGGGCAACGAGCCCTGCCGACCCCCCGCCGCCGGTGCACGTGGCGTTCGAAGCCCAACGCCGGCGTACACCCGGCGCACCCGCCGCCGTCTGGCACGACCGGCAGCTGACCTACGAGGAACTGGGCACCGCCGCCGACCGGCTCGCCCACCAGCTGATCCGCAGCGGTGCGACCGGCCGCCCCGTGGGCATCCTGATGGACCGCAGCCTGGACATGGCCGTCGCGGTCCTCGCCGTACTGAAGTCTGGCTCCCCGTACGTGCCGTTAGACCCGGCCTATCCATCCGACCGCCTCGCCTACATGATCGAGGACAGCGGCCTGCACACCCTGCTCACCCAGCAGTCCTTGCACGACCGGTGCGCGGTACCTCGGTCCGTGCGCGTGCTCCAGCCGGAGCAGTGGGCCGAGGAGGCAGGCCCCGGCGCCGCGGACACGAGCCTGCCGGAGACCGGGGCCGACGACCTGGCCTACCTCATGTACACATCCGGCTCCACGGGACGGCCCAAGGGCGTGGCCATGCCGCACCGTCCCGTCGCCGGTCTGGTGCGGTGGCAATGCCACGATTCGGCAGCCGGCCCCGGCGACCGGACCCTTCAGTTCTCGGCGCTGAGCTTCGACGCCTCGTTCCTGGAGTTCTTCAGCACATGGTCCACCGGCGGCACCCTGGTCATCATCGACGCCGAGCAGCGCACGGACTACGACGCCCTGCTGGAGGTCATCGAGAAGCAGCGCGTGAAGCGCATCTTCCTTCCCTTCGTGGCGCTGCAGAGCATCGCCTTCTACGCCACCGCGATGGACCTGCCCGCACCGGCGCTGCGCGAGTGCATCACCGCCGGCGAGCAACTCCATGTGACTCCGGCCATCCGCGAGTTTTTCGGCGGGCTCGACGGTGCCGTGCTCTTCAACCAATACGGCCCCACGGAGACGCACAGCGTGAGCTCGCTGCGCCTGGACGGCGACCCGGCCGACTGGCCCCTCATGCCCACCATCGGCTACCCGATCAACGGCGCCGAGGTGTACATCCTCGACGAGCGGCTGCGTCCCCAGCCGGCCGGAGTGGTCGGCGAGCTGTGCGTCGCAGGACCGCCGGTGTCCCAGGGGTACTGGGGGCGCGCTGACCTGACGGCGGAGAAGTTCGTCCCGCATCCCCTGGACGATGGTGCGGGGACCCTGTACCGCACCGGTGACTTGGCGCGGTACCTGCCGAACGGCCAGATCGAGTTCCTCGGCCGCCGGGACGGCATGGTCAAGATCCGCGGTTACCGTGTCGAACTCGGGGAGGTCGAAGCCAGGATCCGCTCGCTCGAGGGCATCGCCGACGCCGTCGTGATCGCCGTGTCGTCAGACGTGGGCGACACCCGGCTCGTCGCCCACTACCGGCCCAGCACGCACCCGGCACCGTCTGCGGCGACCCTGCGGAAGGAGCTGGCCGACATCCTGCCGGAGTACATGCTCCCATCGGCGTATATCCCGATGAACGACGAGTTTCCGCGCACACCGAGTGGAAAGGTCGACCGGCGCGCCCTGACGAGGTTCCGATAG
- a CDS encoding transposase, whose protein sequence is MAAPRKYPLELRERAVRMYRTTEPRPVIKRLAVELGVHPEALRGWIRQAEADAGESDDRLTTAEREELAALRKENAQLKRANEVLRTASAFFAAQLDPTRPR, encoded by the coding sequence ATGGCTGCCCCGAGGAAATATCCGCTGGAGTTGCGGGAGCGTGCGGTGCGGATGTATCGCACGACCGAGCCGAGGCCGGTGATCAAGCGGCTGGCCGTCGAGCTGGGTGTGCATCCCGAGGCCCTGCGCGGCTGGATCCGCCAGGCCGAGGCCGACGCTGGTGAGAGCGATGACCGGCTGACCACCGCCGAACGTGAGGAGCTCGCGGCCCTGCGCAAGGAGAACGCGCAGCTCAAGCGGGCGAATGAAGTCCTGCGGACGGCGTCGGCTTTTTTCGCCGCGCAGCTCGACCCGACCCGGCCCAGGTGA
- a CDS encoding acyl carrier protein translates to MSAPVRPGAASGTRPPRQRREEMCEADYREPDGGFAATVAAVVADVLGIDRVGLDDSFYDFGGTSLQAISLCVRLEKATGRAIEPVDVLEYDVLADLITLLSDGSEGSRG, encoded by the coding sequence GTGAGCGCCCCGGTCCGCCCCGGGGCGGCTTCGGGCACACGGCCGCCCCGGCAGCGGAGGGAGGAGATGTGCGAGGCCGACTACAGGGAACCAGACGGCGGCTTCGCGGCCACCGTGGCCGCCGTCGTCGCCGACGTGCTCGGAATCGACCGCGTCGGACTGGACGACAGCTTCTACGATTTCGGCGGAACGTCCCTGCAGGCCATCAGTCTGTGCGTCCGCTTGGAGAAGGCCACCGGCCGTGCGATCGAGCCGGTCGACGTCCTGGAGTACGACGTTCTGGCCGATCTGATCACCCTGCTCTCCGACGGATCGGAGGGCAGCCGTGGCTGA
- a CDS encoding MATE family efflux transporter: MGLTRQTAPAPGTGDRVLVRRTITAALPLYLTMVASSAAGLVDTAMLGRHATASLAAFALTVAVYTPATATVAGAMRGVMPFVAAHDDDPDALVPVVRDGIWLGIVTGLLGAGAVCAVPLIGLVSGVPGETLSALGPLPLLLAASVLVAAVGNSATSTLVGLGRSKLVMRAGTTGTAAAVLLSLTLVNGVGPFDGLGLPGAGVAMLVSSLISAVVAHWGLRRSTILAGHPLTLGRPHPRAVLELAGVGVPLAATVLIKFAVLGVLAIAAARVGTVSAAAHSIAVSLVSLMFTAAVAIGQATIPLMAPYLKAKDVRGLRAAVRAGAKTALGAVVLLGCVLAVLRGPVLSLFTHDPAARHQVLALIPLMLLVVVTDALQAVFGFGLIAIRNTVPSLIAFAVCYGLLAMAAVPLTALGGLTALWLALFGANVLLVVGQVGFFHQRSGRLAAPEAALGRT, encoded by the coding sequence ATGGGCCTGACCCGGCAGACCGCCCCGGCCCCCGGTACCGGTGACCGCGTGCTGGTCAGACGCACCATCACAGCAGCGCTGCCGCTCTACCTGACCATGGTCGCCTCCTCCGCAGCCGGCCTGGTGGACACCGCCATGCTCGGCCGGCACGCCACCGCCTCCCTGGCCGCGTTCGCCCTCACGGTGGCCGTCTACACCCCGGCCACCGCGACCGTCGCCGGCGCCATGCGCGGGGTGATGCCCTTCGTGGCCGCCCACGATGACGACCCCGACGCCCTCGTGCCCGTGGTGCGGGACGGCATCTGGCTCGGCATCGTCACCGGGCTGCTGGGCGCCGGGGCCGTCTGCGCAGTGCCGCTCATCGGCCTGGTCTCCGGCGTCCCGGGGGAGACCCTGTCGGCGCTCGGCCCGCTTCCCCTCCTGCTGGCGGCGAGCGTTCTGGTGGCTGCCGTCGGCAACTCGGCCACGTCCACCCTGGTGGGCCTCGGCCGGTCCAAACTCGTGATGCGGGCCGGGACGACCGGCACCGCCGCGGCTGTGTTGCTCTCCCTGACGCTGGTGAACGGCGTCGGCCCGTTCGACGGGCTGGGGCTGCCCGGTGCGGGAGTCGCCATGCTGGTGTCCAGCCTGATCAGCGCGGTGGTCGCCCACTGGGGGCTTCGCCGGTCCACCATCCTGGCCGGCCATCCGCTCACCCTCGGCCGCCCGCACCCCCGCGCGGTGCTCGAACTGGCCGGCGTTGGCGTACCGCTCGCCGCCACCGTACTCATCAAGTTCGCCGTCCTCGGTGTGCTGGCCATCGCCGCCGCGCGGGTGGGCACCGTCAGCGCGGCCGCACACAGCATCGCCGTGTCCCTGGTCAGCCTCATGTTCACGGCCGCCGTCGCCATCGGCCAGGCCACTATCCCGCTGATGGCTCCCTACCTGAAGGCCAAAGACGTCCGCGGGCTGCGCGCCGCAGTACGCGCCGGAGCCAAGACTGCCCTCGGAGCGGTGGTCCTCCTGGGATGTGTCCTGGCGGTGCTGCGCGGGCCGGTACTGTCCCTCTTCACCCACGATCCCGCAGCTCGGCACCAGGTGCTGGCCCTGATTCCCCTGATGCTCCTGGTGGTGGTCACGGACGCGCTGCAGGCGGTGTTCGGCTTCGGGCTCATCGCGATCAGAAACACGGTGCCCAGCCTGATCGCCTTCGCCGTCTGCTACGGCCTGCTGGCCATGGCCGCCGTGCCGCTCACGGCCCTGGGCGGCCTGACCGCCCTGTGGCTCGCCCTGTTCGGCGCCAACGTCCTGCTGGTCGTCGGGCAGGTCGGCTTCTTCCATCAGCGCAGCGGCAGGCTCGCCGCTCCCGAGGCTGCGCTCGGCCGGACCTGA
- a CDS encoding GNAT family N-acetyltransferase produces the protein MEVQQVDEESLEELLAVAVEDAAPEEVMPPVAGPPGWTMERQEAFRNWHRARRPGLTGPLRESTFAITQNGKIVGSARLALRDSYNVLETGMWLGRSHRGCGIGTATLRILLDEAAKAGVRAVVADTKTHNTAALGALRRNGATLIASQDTVEVHAELIAKEMLPPSPSTGNS, from the coding sequence GTGGAAGTGCAGCAGGTGGACGAGGAAAGCCTCGAAGAGCTCCTTGCGGTGGCCGTCGAGGATGCAGCACCCGAAGAGGTCATGCCTCCCGTGGCCGGTCCACCAGGATGGACGATGGAACGCCAGGAAGCGTTCCGGAACTGGCACCGGGCTCGACGTCCCGGACTTACCGGCCCGCTCCGCGAATCCACATTCGCGATCACCCAGAACGGGAAAATCGTGGGGTCAGCCCGTTTGGCTCTCCGCGACAGCTATAACGTCCTCGAAACCGGCATGTGGCTCGGCCGTTCACATCGCGGATGCGGAATCGGCACCGCCACTCTCCGAATCCTCCTCGACGAAGCCGCGAAAGCCGGCGTACGGGCCGTAGTCGCGGACACCAAGACTCACAACACGGCGGCACTTGGCGCCTTGCGTCGCAATGGTGCAACGCTCATCGCAAGCCAGGACACCGTCGAAGTCCACGCTGAGTTGATTGCGAAGGAGATGCTGCCGCCTTCACCCTCGACCGGGAACTCGTGA
- a CDS encoding acyl carrier protein has translation MTHPQNAMPATQAELQTVVRETWEQVLGHAEFGDDDAFLSVHGANSLTAVRVMVSLSGRLGTRLQVRLIMRHRTVQDLAGAIREQVSA, from the coding sequence ATGACACATCCGCAGAACGCCATGCCCGCGACACAGGCCGAATTGCAGACCGTGGTCCGGGAGACCTGGGAGCAGGTGCTCGGACACGCCGAATTCGGCGATGACGACGCCTTCCTGTCGGTCCACGGCGCCAACTCCCTCACCGCGGTACGGGTGATGGTCAGCCTCAGCGGCCGCCTCGGCACCCGCCTGCAGGTCCGCCTCATCATGCGTCACCGGACGGTGCAGGACCTGGCCGGCGCGATCCGGGAACAGGTGAGCGCGTGA
- a CDS encoding thioesterase II family protein, with protein sequence MHHAGGSAVSFMPLREFLPDDWRLLALELPGRGAVAAAPVPATMADMVSLLLPALTEQLNGPYALFGHSMGALVAYELARELERLGMPPVLLGVSSSPAPHLRGVREGFGDLRTREKLAGFLRDLGGTPPEAFDEPELMEYLTHVLRVDLDFLLNYTANPSGVLEVPLAVYFGERDPLAGRDLVSPWAGYSSVHTGFRCWPGGHFYLFDQPEEFGARWTRDVRAVTRGAAQHQAARQGASWA encoded by the coding sequence GTGCATCACGCCGGCGGCTCCGCCGTCAGCTTCATGCCGTTGCGCGAGTTCCTCCCGGACGACTGGCGGCTGCTCGCGCTCGAACTGCCCGGCCGGGGTGCGGTGGCCGCCGCCCCCGTCCCCGCCACCATGGCGGACATGGTTTCGCTCCTGCTGCCGGCCCTGACCGAACAACTCAACGGACCCTATGCGCTGTTCGGGCACAGCATGGGTGCCCTGGTCGCGTACGAGCTCGCGCGGGAACTGGAGAGGCTTGGCATGCCGCCCGTCCTGCTGGGCGTCTCGTCGAGCCCGGCTCCGCACCTGCGGGGCGTGCGCGAAGGGTTCGGTGACCTGCGGACGCGGGAGAAGCTCGCCGGCTTCCTGCGCGACCTCGGGGGCACCCCGCCCGAAGCATTCGACGAACCCGAACTCATGGAGTACCTGACCCACGTTCTCCGGGTAGACCTGGACTTCCTGTTGAATTACACGGCGAACCCCTCGGGCGTTCTCGAGGTTCCGCTCGCCGTTTATTTCGGGGAGCGGGACCCGCTGGCGGGGCGTGATCTGGTATCCCCCTGGGCCGGGTATTCCTCGGTGCACACCGGATTCCGCTGCTGGCCGGGTGGCCATTTCTATCTTTTCGACCAGCCCGAGGAATTCGGCGCGCGGTGGACGCGGGACGTGCGCGCGGTGACGCGGGGTGCGGCACAGCATCAGGCCGCGCGGCAGGGAGCGTCATGGGCCTGA
- a CDS encoding phytanoyl-CoA dioxygenase family protein — protein MSTATESAVKDLKGTYDPDGWCELPYRFTDKAVKLLKEAVAAISRERRPEVVYEKDSDTVRAIHGCHAFDDLCAALVRHPRLVALAEELTGKPVYVYQFKVNLKQAHEGAAWPWHQDYAFWSEEDGMPRPDAVNIAVSLDDIHEDNGPLIVIPGSHRMGLFDVPEKSDGEGFTWQQHVSADLSYTVSEQRAEDLARKHGRVRIMGPAGTVHAFHPSIVHSSSNNLSPDRRALLLITYNAVDNAPPNPTRPEFLVARDSTPVTPATDDRLAIEPRSRVRGRPAGIAPNGGRISDGR, from the coding sequence ATGTCCACTGCCACCGAGTCCGCGGTCAAGGACCTGAAGGGCACCTATGACCCTGACGGCTGGTGCGAGCTCCCCTATCGCTTCACGGACAAGGCGGTGAAACTCCTCAAGGAAGCGGTGGCCGCGATCAGTCGTGAGCGCAGGCCCGAGGTGGTGTACGAGAAGGACTCCGACACCGTTCGGGCTATCCACGGATGCCACGCCTTCGACGACCTGTGCGCCGCGCTTGTCCGACATCCGCGACTGGTCGCCCTGGCCGAGGAACTGACGGGCAAGCCGGTTTACGTCTACCAGTTCAAGGTCAACCTCAAACAGGCACACGAGGGGGCAGCCTGGCCGTGGCACCAGGACTATGCCTTCTGGAGCGAGGAGGACGGCATGCCGCGGCCCGACGCGGTCAACATAGCCGTCTCCCTCGATGACATCCATGAGGACAACGGGCCGCTCATCGTGATCCCCGGGTCCCACCGCATGGGCCTCTTCGACGTTCCGGAGAAGAGCGACGGCGAAGGCTTCACCTGGCAGCAGCACGTGTCGGCGGACCTCTCCTACACGGTAAGTGAGCAGCGAGCCGAAGACCTGGCCCGAAAGCATGGACGCGTACGGATCATGGGGCCGGCCGGTACGGTCCACGCCTTCCACCCGAGCATCGTGCACTCCTCGTCGAACAACCTGTCACCTGATCGCCGTGCGCTCTTGCTGATCACGTACAACGCCGTCGACAACGCGCCCCCGAACCCCACGCGGCCGGAGTTCCTCGTCGCCAGGGACTCCACGCCCGTCACCCCGGCCACCGACGACCGGCTCGCCATCGAGCCTCGGTCCCGGGTACGTGGGCGGCCGGCCGGCATCGCTCCGAACGGCGGTCGAATCTCCGACGGCCGCTGA
- a CDS encoding IS3 family transposase: MTALLDEHPHLGVEPVLRELHIASSTYYRWRRQEQEPCERRRRDAELTEQIQRIHADSGGIYGSPRVHAVLRREGVHVGRKRVERLMREADLAGVSPRRKGFTRRDPKATLAPDLVNRDFTAPGPNRLWVTDLTMIPTGEGPLWLSAIRDAFSRRVVAWETSACADADLVLSSLEYALASREVEPGKLVHHADHGCQYTSIKLTTRLLRAGIEASMGSVGDSYDNALAENLWMLVKTECVRGRVFATRAEANLALFEYIDGFYNSRRIQQRLGYLSPIEFEEKHYTDQATAEQANLEPRHPALTS; the protein is encoded by the coding sequence GTGACGGCGCTCCTCGACGAGCACCCGCATCTGGGGGTCGAGCCGGTCCTGCGGGAACTGCACATCGCTTCGTCCACCTACTACCGCTGGCGCCGGCAAGAGCAGGAGCCGTGCGAGCGGCGGCGCCGTGACGCGGAGCTGACCGAGCAGATCCAGCGGATCCACGCCGATTCCGGCGGCATCTACGGTTCCCCACGCGTGCATGCCGTCCTGAGGCGCGAGGGTGTCCACGTGGGCCGCAAGCGGGTCGAGCGATTGATGCGCGAGGCCGATCTCGCGGGCGTCAGCCCCCGTCGTAAGGGTTTCACCCGCCGGGATCCGAAGGCCACCCTCGCCCCGGACCTGGTGAACAGAGACTTCACCGCGCCCGGTCCGAACCGGCTGTGGGTCACCGACCTCACCATGATCCCCACCGGCGAAGGGCCGCTGTGGCTCTCCGCGATCCGGGACGCCTTCTCCCGCCGGGTGGTGGCCTGGGAGACCTCCGCCTGTGCGGACGCCGACCTGGTCCTGTCCTCGCTGGAGTACGCCCTGGCCAGCCGCGAGGTCGAGCCCGGCAAGCTGGTTCATCATGCGGATCACGGCTGTCAGTACACATCGATCAAGCTGACAACTCGACTGCTGCGGGCAGGAATTGAGGCGTCCATGGGGTCCGTCGGGGACTCGTACGACAACGCTCTGGCCGAGAATCTATGGATGCTGGTCAAGACCGAGTGCGTCCGCGGCCGCGTCTTCGCGACCAGGGCTGAGGCGAACCTGGCCCTCTTCGAGTACATCGACGGCTTCTATAACAGCCGGCGCATCCAGCAACGGCTCGGCTACCTCAGCCCCATCGAGTTCGAGGAGAAGCACTACACCGACCAGGCGACGGCCGAACAAGCGAACCTGGAACCCCGTCACCCCGCCCTGACCAGCTGA
- a CDS encoding amino acid adenylation domain-containing protein, with amino-acid sequence MAESPLDASLVHHAVARHARAIPDAVALVHRDTRIDYATLHAAAGQYAAELAEHGVGPGGIVPLMLPRSPELVAVQLAVLRLGAAYTSLDVRWPTPRLRQVLGMLANPTVLVADRPVPLDHPHVVWAPRNDPYRAASEGTRQAPAGHPSPADPAAVIFTSGTTGRPKGVVLPHRAITRIFRDGVPIGFGRGNVMPQAAPPWWDMYAYELFGQLMTGGTSVLTDGDHLLPQMLRRMVAEQGATTLRLTTTLFHLFVDEDPDCFTGLRQVYAGGERMSPGHAAAFLARHPGITLVNGYGPAESCMHATSRAVRPEDCDRADGIPLGTPVPHTEVAVLDPDGRSCPPGQAGEIHVTGEGLALGYLDEPEATARAFISVELPETTVRAYRTGDFGYLDEAGTLHFLGRTDRQLKIRGHRVEAGEIETAAASVAGVRSVAVVPLRGTDSSVTGIALFYTCDEAGAHQAGGKPGEGHDTLHVHKHLAAVLPDYLVPAVTCALEDLPLTPNGKLDRAALESTASRQRRRRPARRPARRAPVRPIERSES; translated from the coding sequence GTGGCTGAGTCTCCGCTCGACGCGTCGCTGGTCCACCACGCGGTGGCCCGGCACGCGCGGGCCATCCCGGACGCCGTCGCCCTGGTCCACCGGGACACGCGCATTGACTACGCGACACTGCACGCGGCGGCGGGTCAATACGCCGCCGAGCTCGCCGAGCACGGCGTAGGCCCGGGCGGCATCGTCCCACTGATGTTGCCACGCTCGCCGGAACTGGTCGCCGTGCAGCTGGCCGTCCTGCGGCTCGGTGCCGCCTACACCAGCCTGGACGTCCGCTGGCCGACCCCCAGGCTGCGGCAGGTGTTGGGGATGCTGGCCAACCCGACCGTCTTGGTTGCCGACCGCCCAGTCCCCCTCGACCACCCGCACGTGGTGTGGGCACCGCGCAACGATCCGTACCGGGCCGCCTCGGAAGGCACACGTCAGGCGCCCGCGGGGCACCCCTCGCCGGCGGACCCCGCCGCGGTGATCTTTACGTCCGGCACGACCGGCAGGCCGAAGGGCGTCGTGCTGCCGCACCGGGCGATCACACGCATTTTCCGCGACGGCGTGCCGATCGGATTCGGCCGGGGCAACGTCATGCCCCAGGCGGCACCACCGTGGTGGGACATGTACGCATACGAACTCTTCGGGCAGCTCATGACCGGAGGCACGTCAGTGCTGACGGACGGCGACCACCTGCTGCCGCAGATGTTGCGGCGCATGGTCGCCGAGCAGGGCGCCACCACACTGCGGCTGACCACGACGCTGTTCCACCTTTTCGTGGACGAGGACCCGGACTGCTTCACCGGGCTGCGTCAGGTCTACGCGGGCGGTGAGCGCATGTCACCTGGGCACGCCGCCGCGTTCCTGGCCCGTCACCCCGGCATCACCCTGGTCAACGGCTACGGCCCGGCCGAGAGCTGCATGCACGCCACATCCCGCGCGGTCCGGCCCGAGGACTGCGACCGCGCGGACGGGATCCCGCTGGGGACCCCGGTGCCCCACACCGAGGTGGCCGTCCTCGACCCCGACGGACGTTCCTGCCCACCTGGACAGGCGGGCGAGATTCACGTGACGGGGGAGGGGCTGGCCCTCGGGTACCTCGACGAGCCTGAGGCGACCGCACGCGCCTTCATCTCCGTCGAACTGCCCGAAACAACCGTGCGCGCCTACCGTACGGGTGACTTCGGCTACCTCGACGAGGCGGGCACGCTGCACTTCCTGGGGCGTACGGACCGGCAGCTCAAGATCCGCGGTCACCGCGTGGAGGCCGGGGAGATCGAAACCGCCGCCGCGTCCGTGGCCGGCGTGCGCTCCGTGGCAGTGGTGCCGCTGCGGGGCACGGACAGCAGTGTCACCGGGATCGCCCTGTTCTACACGTGCGACGAGGCCGGCGCGCACCAGGCCGGCGGAAAACCCGGTGAGGGGCACGACACCCTTCACGTACACAAGCACTTGGCGGCCGTGCTGCCGGACTACCTGGTCCCCGCGGTCACGTGCGCGCTGGAAGACCTTCCCCTCACCCCGAACGGAAAGCTGGACCGCGCAGCGCTGGAGAGCACGGCTTCGCGCCAGCGACGCCGGCGGCCCGCACGGCGGCCGGCGCGCCGAGCACCAGTCCGCCCCATCGAACGGAGCGAATCATGA